A genomic window from Bradyrhizobium lupini includes:
- a CDS encoding ABC transporter ATP-binding protein, giving the protein MTEALLEVTELKKHYPVRAGVLRRQIGTVHAVDGVSFSVGVGETLGLVGESGCGKSTVARSVLRLVEPTSGQIRLEGEDITHLSKSALRPHRRSMQIVFQDPFASLNPRMTAGDIVGEPLFVHGLATGKALEARTAQLFEQVGLRPDQMRNFPHQFSGGQRQRICIARALALGPRLIVCDEPVSALDVSIQAQVINLLIDLQRQHGFSYLFIAHDLAVVAHISHRVAVMYLGRIVEIADKDELFRNPRHPYTQALLASVPIANPLAKKLVPLVDGDVPSPVNPPPGCAFHTRCRYAMERCRTERPALVDAGDGHQVACLLNGGTGRSQ; this is encoded by the coding sequence ATGACCGAGGCACTGCTCGAAGTCACCGAACTCAAGAAGCACTATCCGGTGCGCGCCGGCGTGTTGCGCCGACAAATCGGCACAGTGCATGCGGTCGACGGCGTCTCGTTTTCGGTTGGGGTCGGGGAGACGCTGGGCCTTGTCGGCGAATCCGGCTGCGGCAAGTCGACGGTGGCGCGCAGCGTGCTGCGGCTGGTCGAGCCGACCTCGGGCCAGATTCGCCTCGAAGGCGAGGACATCACGCATCTCTCCAAGTCCGCGCTGCGGCCACACCGTCGTTCGATGCAGATCGTATTCCAGGATCCTTTCGCCTCGCTCAACCCGCGCATGACTGCCGGAGACATCGTGGGCGAGCCGCTGTTCGTGCACGGGCTCGCGACCGGCAAAGCGCTGGAGGCACGTACCGCACAGCTGTTCGAGCAGGTTGGCTTGCGGCCCGACCAGATGCGCAACTTCCCGCATCAATTCTCCGGCGGCCAGCGCCAGCGCATCTGCATCGCCCGCGCGCTGGCGCTCGGGCCCCGCCTGATCGTCTGCGACGAGCCGGTCTCCGCGCTCGATGTCTCGATCCAGGCGCAGGTGATCAATCTCCTGATCGATCTGCAACGGCAGCACGGCTTCTCCTACCTCTTCATCGCGCATGACCTCGCCGTGGTCGCCCATATCAGTCACCGCGTCGCCGTGATGTATCTCGGCCGCATCGTCGAGATCGCGGACAAGGACGAGCTGTTCCGCAATCCGCGCCATCCCTACACGCAGGCCCTGCTCGCCTCGGTACCGATCGCCAACCCGCTCGCCAAAAAGCTCGTGCCGCTGGTCGACGGCGACGTGCCAAGCCCGGTCAATCCGCCGCCGGGGTGTGCGTTTCACACCCGCTGCCGGTATGCGATGGAGCGATGCAGGACGGAACGACCGGCGTTGGTGGACGCGGGGGACGGGCACCAGGTGGCGTGCTTGCTCAATGGCGGAACGGGGCGGAGCCAGTAG